A window from Candidatus Delongbacteria bacterium encodes these proteins:
- the rimM gene encoding ribosome maturation factor RimM (Essential for efficient processing of 16S rRNA): MQEYVDIGWVSRPRGLRGQVWVTPYSDDPERLLQLREFRIRAAEGWRTLRLEEGRLLGNRLSLLFEGVHSRTLAEALCARALQMPRRDLPPLAEDEVFLVDLIGLEARLTDGRVVGRVEEVLELPAGPMLEIHARGLEALVPFQRRFVPRLDVQAGWLELEVPDGLLPEEMLAPPTGEAEG, translated from the coding sequence ATGCAGGAGTACGTGGACATCGGCTGGGTTTCCCGGCCCCGCGGCCTGCGTGGCCAGGTCTGGGTGACGCCCTACAGCGATGATCCGGAGCGCCTGCTGCAGTTGCGGGAGTTTCGCATCCGCGCCGCGGAGGGCTGGCGGACCTTGCGCTTGGAGGAGGGCCGCCTGCTGGGCAATCGGCTTTCCCTGCTCTTTGAGGGCGTCCACTCGCGGACCCTGGCTGAGGCGCTCTGCGCCCGCGCCCTGCAGATGCCCCGGCGGGATCTGCCGCCCCTGGCCGAGGACGAGGTCTTCCTGGTCGACTTGATCGGCCTGGAGGCCCGGCTGACCGACGGCCGCGTGGTGGGGCGCGTGGAGGAAGTGCTGGAGCTGCCGGCGGGACCCATGCTGGAGATCCACGCCCGGGGCCTCGAAGCCCTGGTGCCCTTCCAGCGCCGCTTCGTGCCGCGCCTGGACGTGCAGGCCGGCTGGCTGGAACTGGAAGTCCCCGACGGCCTGCTGCCCGAAGAGATGCTGGCCCCGCCAACAGGTGAAGCCGAAGGCTGA
- the trmD gene encoding tRNA (guanosine(37)-N1)-methyltransferase TrmD: MIIDIVTLFPEMFEGPLDESIVKRARQAGVVDIRLHDLREWTRDKHRKADDEMFGGGAGLVMKAEPLFLCHDELLARARAHRPGAPKPLVVLTSPQGQLLDQALARRLSVELEHLVVICGHYKGVDERFVEGCVDLELSIGDYVLSGGELPAMVLVDALVRLLPGAIGSAESAETDSLEDGLLDAPVYTRPASVRGREVPDVLLSGHHARIEAWRLEQRQERTRRKRPDLWKRKMPDEG; encoded by the coding sequence ATGATCATCGACATCGTCACCCTCTTCCCGGAGATGTTCGAGGGCCCCCTGGACGAGTCCATCGTCAAGCGGGCTCGCCAGGCCGGAGTGGTGGACATCCGCCTGCACGACCTGCGGGAGTGGACACGCGACAAGCACCGCAAGGCCGATGACGAGATGTTCGGCGGCGGGGCCGGCTTGGTGATGAAGGCCGAGCCGCTCTTTCTCTGCCACGACGAGCTGCTGGCCCGCGCGCGGGCCCATCGGCCCGGGGCGCCCAAGCCGCTGGTGGTGCTCACCAGCCCGCAGGGGCAGTTGCTGGATCAGGCCCTGGCCCGACGGCTCTCCGTCGAGTTGGAGCATCTGGTGGTGATCTGCGGCCACTACAAGGGCGTGGATGAGCGCTTTGTGGAAGGCTGCGTGGATCTGGAGCTGAGCATTGGCGACTACGTGCTCAGCGGCGGGGAACTGCCGGCCATGGTGCTGGTGGACGCGCTGGTGCGGCTGCTGCCCGGGGCCATCGGCAGCGCCGAATCGGCGGAGACGGATTCGCTCGAGGATGGACTGCTGGACGCGCCGGTCTACACGCGCCCGGCGTCGGTCCGGGGACGGGAGGTGCCGGACGTGCTGCTCTCGGGGCACCACGCCCGCATCGAGGCCTGGCGGCTGGAGCAGCGGCAAGAACGCACGCGCCGCAAGCGGCCGGACCTGTGGAAACGAAAAATGCCAGACGAAGGATAG
- the nrfD gene encoding NrfD/PsrC family molybdoenzyme membrane anchor subunit: MLEHTTTRVNEMIDPVLTAWHGEVALYLFLGGITAGIMILTGALRLWKPDDQPSLALRLLPWASLALISVGMLCLFIDLANHWNAWRFYLILRPQTPMSWGAWILLLVYPVAAHYAWAETPEAWREEVLRRVPLKLLRDWGDWSVRSRRFFGKLSIVAGSLLGVYTGILLGAFSARPFWNSALLGPLFLVSGVSTGAAFILLFKLKREEREWFGLIDMLLIVSELGILALWMIGLAVGGEAGLQALQLILGGPWTAVFWTLVVALGLLVPLAAEYIEHRHGLAPGRAAAVLVLIGGFTLRYVMVHAGQESHWVSQLTALLH, from the coding sequence ATGCTGGAGCACACCACCACCCGCGTCAACGAAATGATCGACCCCGTGCTGACCGCCTGGCACGGCGAGGTCGCGCTCTACCTCTTCCTGGGCGGCATCACGGCCGGGATCATGATCCTGACCGGCGCGCTGCGCCTCTGGAAGCCCGACGACCAGCCCAGCCTGGCGCTGCGCCTGCTGCCCTGGGCCAGCCTGGCGCTGATCAGCGTGGGCATGCTCTGCCTGTTCATCGACCTGGCCAACCACTGGAACGCCTGGCGCTTCTACCTGATCCTGCGCCCGCAGACCCCCATGAGCTGGGGCGCCTGGATCCTGCTGCTGGTCTATCCGGTGGCCGCGCACTACGCCTGGGCCGAGACCCCGGAGGCCTGGCGCGAGGAAGTGCTGCGCCGCGTGCCGCTCAAGCTCCTGCGCGACTGGGGCGACTGGAGCGTGCGCTCCCGGCGCTTCTTCGGCAAGCTCAGCATCGTGGCCGGCAGCCTGCTGGGCGTCTACACGGGCATCCTGCTGGGCGCCTTCTCCGCCCGCCCCTTCTGGAACAGCGCGTTGCTGGGTCCGCTCTTCCTGGTCTCCGGCGTCAGCACCGGGGCGGCCTTCATCCTGCTCTTCAAGCTGAAACGCGAGGAGCGGGAGTGGTTCGGTCTCATCGACATGCTGCTGATCGTCAGCGAACTGGGCATCCTGGCGCTCTGGATGATCGGCCTGGCGGTGGGCGGCGAGGCCGGCCTGCAGGCCCTGCAGCTGATTCTGGGCGGACCCTGGACGGCGGTCTTCTGGACCCTGGTGGTGGCGCTGGGCCTGCTGGTGCCGCTGGCCGCCGAGTACATCGAGCACCGCCACGGGCTGGCGCCGGGCCGCGCCGCGGCCGTCCTGGTGCTCATCGGCGGCTTCACGCTGCGCTATGTGATGGTGCACGCGGGGCAGGAATCCCACTGGGTCTCCCAGCTGACGGCCCTGCTGCATTAG
- a CDS encoding YeeE/YedE thiosulfate transporter family protein, with protein sequence MMLPLVPQNAFGLEGGLLTALVIGFVFGFALERAGFGNARKLAAQFYLYDMTVFKVMFTAIITAMSGLFALAAWGVVDLSLVWINPTFLGPQLVGGFLLGAGFLVSGLCPGTGFVSLASGKTDALFAILGVFLGTLLFALALETVPAFNAFYTAPGSGTVLLHDLLHVPAPWLALGVVLMALGCFVGAEKLERIFERKLDADPASGRERSRVDDRRGKYILAGSLAVLCIAAGLTGGAPAPAPALAAVPPSLEAGALAEALIRREAGWLLLDLRTAAERELIKLPGAQPVEKVGETPTALQDAPEGTRVLLIGSAGLEPGVPAGWPAGRDYLWLSGGAEAWQAQVLTPAPAGGATLEDRELVARQNQIAAYFSGAEVAVSAAAPPPPPAGGGGAKKKKAGGGC encoded by the coding sequence ATGATGCTCCCGCTGGTTCCCCAGAACGCCTTCGGGCTGGAGGGCGGCCTGCTCACCGCCCTGGTTATCGGCTTCGTGTTCGGGTTCGCCCTGGAGCGGGCGGGCTTCGGCAACGCGCGCAAACTGGCCGCCCAGTTCTACCTCTACGACATGACGGTCTTCAAGGTCATGTTCACGGCCATTATCACGGCCATGAGCGGACTGTTCGCCCTGGCAGCCTGGGGCGTGGTGGACCTCTCGCTGGTCTGGATCAACCCCACCTTCCTGGGACCCCAGCTGGTGGGCGGCTTTCTGCTGGGCGCGGGCTTCCTGGTCAGCGGACTCTGCCCAGGCACGGGCTTCGTCTCGCTGGCCTCCGGCAAGACCGACGCCCTCTTCGCCATCCTGGGAGTGTTCCTGGGCACCCTGCTCTTCGCGCTGGCGCTGGAGACCGTGCCGGCCTTCAACGCCTTTTACACGGCCCCCGGTTCGGGCACGGTGCTGCTCCACGATCTGCTGCACGTGCCCGCTCCCTGGCTGGCGCTGGGCGTGGTGCTGATGGCCCTGGGCTGTTTCGTGGGCGCGGAAAAACTGGAACGGATCTTCGAGCGCAAACTGGACGCCGACCCGGCGAGCGGGCGCGAGCGCAGCCGGGTGGACGACCGACGCGGCAAGTACATCCTGGCGGGCAGCCTGGCCGTGCTCTGCATCGCGGCGGGGTTGACAGGCGGAGCGCCGGCGCCGGCGCCGGCACTGGCCGCCGTGCCACCGTCCTTGGAAGCCGGCGCCCTGGCGGAGGCCTTGATCCGCCGCGAGGCGGGCTGGCTGCTGCTGGACCTGCGCACTGCGGCGGAGCGGGAGTTGATCAAGCTGCCCGGCGCGCAGCCGGTGGAGAAGGTCGGCGAGACGCCGACGGCGCTGCAGGACGCGCCGGAGGGGACGCGCGTGCTGTTGATCGGGTCCGCCGGGCTGGAGCCCGGCGTTCCGGCGGGCTGGCCCGCCGGGCGCGACTACCTCTGGCTGAGCGGCGGAGCCGAGGCCTGGCAGGCCCAGGTGCTGACCCCGGCTCCGGCCGGCGGGGCGACGCTGGAAGACCGCGAGCTCGTGGCGCGCCAGAACCAGATTGCGGCGTACTTCAGCGGGGCGGAGGTGGCCGTCAGCGCCGCCGCGCCGCCGCCCCCGCCCGCCGGCGGTGGCGGGGCCAAGAAAAAGAAGGCCGGGGGCGGTTGCTGA
- the rplS gene encoding 50S ribosomal protein L19, with protein sequence MSLLKSQYVPELRTDLPEFAVGDNVDVHVRIIEGSKERIQVYTGVVIARHGGNSATATYTVRKALKGFGVERIFPLHSPKVEKLVVKRSARVRRGRLYFLRARSGKAARLRERVS encoded by the coding sequence ATGAGCCTGCTGAAGAGCCAATACGTGCCCGAACTGCGCACCGACCTGCCCGAGTTCGCCGTGGGCGACAACGTGGACGTGCATGTCCGCATCATCGAGGGAAGCAAGGAGCGCATCCAGGTCTACACGGGTGTCGTGATCGCGCGCCATGGCGGCAACAGCGCCACGGCGACCTACACCGTGCGCAAGGCCCTCAAGGGTTTCGGCGTGGAGCGCATCTTTCCCCTGCACAGCCCCAAGGTCGAGAAGCTGGTGGTGAAGCGGTCCGCCCGCGTGCGCCGCGGCCGCCTCTACTTCCTGCGGGCCCGCAGCGGCAAGGCCGCCCGCCTGCGCGAGCGCGTGAGCTGA
- the rpsP gene encoding 30S ribosomal protein S16, translated as MAVKLRLTRMGRKKRPFYRIVAVDSRSRRDGQYIEAVGTYNPLTNPASLEVDQATALKWLGNGAVPTETVRSLLSRAGVLLAHDLGKRGATEEQVTAKVAEHLERKGAKDKAAIDARRRAEEATRKAQAEAARKAAEEKAAEEKAAAAAEAAEAAPADESAE; from the coding sequence GTGGCAGTCAAGCTGCGTTTGACCCGCATGGGCCGCAAGAAGCGCCCCTTCTACCGCATCGTCGCGGTGGATTCCCGCTCCCGGCGCGATGGCCAGTACATCGAGGCGGTGGGCACCTACAATCCGCTCACCAATCCCGCCTCCCTCGAGGTGGACCAGGCCACGGCGTTGAAGTGGCTGGGCAACGGAGCCGTTCCGACGGAGACCGTGCGCAGCCTGCTCTCCCGCGCCGGCGTGCTGCTGGCCCACGACCTGGGCAAGCGGGGGGCCACCGAGGAGCAGGTGACCGCCAAGGTGGCCGAGCACCTGGAGCGCAAGGGCGCCAAGGACAAGGCGGCCATCGACGCCCGGCGCCGCGCCGAGGAAGCCACGCGCAAGGCCCAGGCCGAGGCGGCCCGCAAGGCGGCCGAGGAGAAGGCCGCCGAGGAGAAGGCTGCGGCCGCCGCGGAAGCCGCGGAAGCCGCGCCGGCCGACGAGAGCGCCGAGTAG
- a CDS encoding 4Fe-4S dicluster domain-containing protein: MRLTRMAMAVDTRTCVGCAACVIGCKTENDVAEGYVRDWIVTDCTGTFPELAMSVRSERCNHCDNAPCVRACPTGSSHFADDGSVQINSDKCSGCKACITACPYDARFVDPRSGTVDKCTFCAHRRAAGLETTSCQEICPTSSIIFGDLADPGSAISRLLATREWYVLSPDAGTRPQHFFLK, encoded by the coding sequence ATGAGGCTGACCCGGATGGCCATGGCCGTGGACACGCGCACCTGCGTGGGCTGCGCGGCCTGCGTGATCGGCTGCAAGACCGAGAACGACGTGGCGGAAGGCTACGTGCGCGACTGGATCGTCACGGATTGCACGGGAACCTTTCCCGAGCTGGCGATGAGCGTGCGCAGCGAGCGCTGCAACCACTGCGACAACGCGCCCTGCGTGCGGGCCTGCCCCACGGGCTCGTCCCACTTCGCGGACGACGGCAGCGTGCAGATCAACTCCGACAAGTGCTCGGGCTGCAAGGCCTGTATCACGGCCTGCCCCTACGACGCGCGCTTCGTGGATCCGCGTTCGGGCACCGTGGACAAGTGCACGTTCTGCGCCCACCGGCGCGCCGCGGGGCTGGAGACCACCAGCTGCCAGGAGATCTGCCCCACTTCCTCCATCATCTTCGGCGACCTGGCGGATCCGGGCAGCGCGATTTCCCGCCTGCTGGCCACGCGCGAGTGGTACGTCCTGAGCCCGGACGCCGGCACGCGTCCCCAGCACTTCTTCTTGAAATAG
- a CDS encoding YeeE/YedE thiosulfate transporter family protein yields MNPKPYWNPYLAGALLGLALLAAFVVAGQGLGASAFPKRVLAGACDVVAPDWTSGSEAFGKYVKAGSPYRDWLMVEVVGVILGGFIGAVSAGRFKSETVRSPRISVRTRWFFAVAGGILMGFAAGLGRGCTSGQALSGGASLAAGSWVYMLMVFAGGYALARLMRRQWT; encoded by the coding sequence ATGAATCCAAAACCCTACTGGAACCCCTACCTGGCCGGAGCGCTGCTCGGGCTGGCTCTGCTGGCGGCCTTCGTGGTGGCCGGTCAGGGCCTGGGCGCCAGCGCCTTTCCCAAGCGCGTGCTGGCGGGGGCTTGCGACGTGGTGGCCCCCGACTGGACCTCGGGCAGCGAGGCCTTCGGCAAGTACGTCAAGGCCGGCAGTCCCTATCGCGACTGGCTGATGGTGGAAGTGGTCGGCGTGATCCTGGGCGGCTTCATCGGCGCCGTGAGCGCCGGCCGCTTCAAGTCCGAGACGGTGCGCAGTCCGCGCATCAGCGTGCGCACGCGCTGGTTCTTCGCCGTGGCGGGCGGCATCCTGATGGGCTTCGCCGCCGGACTGGGACGCGGCTGCACCAGCGGGCAGGCCCTCTCCGGCGGAGCCAGTCTGGCGGCGGGCAGTTGGGTCTACATGCTGATGGTCTTCGCGGGCGGCTACGCGCTAGCCCGCCTGATGCGGAGGCAGTGGACATGA